From Vanacampus margaritifer isolate UIUO_Vmar chromosome 8, RoL_Vmar_1.0, whole genome shotgun sequence, a single genomic window includes:
- the LOC144056391 gene encoding myosin heavy chain, fast skeletal muscle-like, producing the protein MSGDAEMECFGAAAIYLRKTEKERIEAQTTPFDAKTSYFVSEASEMYLKGKLLKREGGKATVETQCGKTLTVKEDEIFPMNPPKYDKIEDMAMMTHLSEPSVLYNLKERYAAWMIYTYSGLFCVTVNPYKWLPVYDSKVVAGYRGKKRIEAPPHIFSISDNAYQFMLQDRENQSVLITGESGAGKTVNTKRVIQYFATIAVAGGKKQEHSGKIQGSLEDQIIAANPLLEAYGNAKTVRNDNSSRFGKFIRIHFGTTGKLASADIETYLLEKSRVTFQLSAERSYHIFYQIMTGHKPELLEALLITTNPYDYPMISQGEITVKSINDIEEFIATDTAIDILGFTAEEKFSMYKLTGAVMQHGNMKFKQKQREEQAEPDGTEVADKISYLMGLNSADLLKALCYPRVKVGNEFVTKGQTVPQVNNSVSALCKSVYEKMFLWMVVRINEMLDTRQPRSFFIGVLDIAGFEIFDFNSLEQLCINFTNEKLQQFFNHHMFVLEQEEYKKEGIEWEFIDFGMDLAACIELIEKPMGIFSILEEECMFPKASDTTFKNKLYDQHLGKNKSFEKPKPAKGKAEAHFSLVHYAGTVDYNISGWLDKNKDPLNDSVVQLYQKSSTKLLSFLYASHASAEAEGAGGKKAGKKKGGSFQTVSALFRENLGKLMTNLRCTHPHFVRCLIPNESKTPGLMENFLVIHQLRCNGVLEGIRICRKGFPSRILYGDFKQRYKVLNASVIPEGQFIDNKKASEKLLGSIDVDHTQYKFGHTKVFFKAGLLGTLEEMRDEKLAKLVTMTQALCRGHLMRREFVKMMARREAIYSIQYNVRSFMNVKHWPWMKLYFKIKPLLKSAETEKEMVQMKEDFEKTKEDLVKALAKKKELEEKMVSLLQEKNDLQLQIQSEGETLADAEERCEGLIKAKIQLEAKLKETTERLEDEEEINAELTAKKRKLEDECSELKKDIDDLELTLAKVEKEKHATENKVKNLTEEMTSQDETVAKLTKEKKALQEAHQQTLDDLQAEEDKVNILTKAKSKLEQQVDDLEGSLEQEKKLRMDLERVKRKLEGDLKLAQESIMDLENDKQQSDEKIKKKDFEVNQLLSKIEDEQTLGVQLQKKIKELQARIEELEEEIEAERAARAKVEKQRSDLSRELEEISERLEEAGGATSAQIEMNKKRESEFQKLRRDLEESTLQHEATAAALRKKQADSVAELGEQIDNLQRVKQKLEKEKSEYKMEIDDLSCNMETIAKSKANLEKMCRTSEDQLSELKSKNDENVRQLNDTSAQKARLQTENGEFARQLEEKEALVSQLTRGKQGYTQQIEELKRHIEEEAKAKNALAHGLQSSRHDCDLLREQYEEEQEAKAELQRAMSKANSEVAQWRTKYETDAIQRTEELEEAKKKLAQRLQDAEESIEAVNSKCASLEKTKQRLQGEVEDLMIDVERANSLAANLDKKQRNFDKVLAEWKQKFEESQAELEGAQKEARSLSTEMFKLKNSYEETMDHLETLKRENKNLQQEISDLSEQIGETGKTIHELEKGKKAVESEKNEIQTALEEAEATLEHEESKILRVQLELTQVKGEIDRKLAEKDEEMEQIKRNSQRVIESMQSTLDAEVRSRNDALRIKKKMEGDLNEMEIQLSHANRQASEAQKQLRNVQGQFKDAQLHLDEAMRGQEDMKEQVAMVERRNNLMLAEIEELRAALEQTERGRKVAESELVDASERVGLLHSQNTSLINTKKKLEADLVQVQGEVEDAVQESRNADEKAKKAITDAAMMAEELKKEQDTSSHLERMKKNLEVTVKDLQHRLDEAENLAMKGGKKQLQKLEARVRELEAEVEAEQRRGSDAVKGVRKYERRVKELSYQTEEDKKNVTRLQDLVDKLQLKVKAYKRQSEEAEEQANTHMSRLRKVQHELEEAQERADIAESQVNKLRAKSREIGKAKDAEE; encoded by the exons ATGAGCGGGGACGCAGAAATGGAGTGCTTCGGCGCGGCGGCCATTTACCTCCGCAAGACGGAAAAAGAGCGCATCGAAGCCCAAACCACTCCCTTCGATGCCAAGACGTCTTACTTTGTGAGCGAAGCCAGCGAGATGTACCTCAAGGGCAAACTGTTGAAGAGGGAAGGTGGTAAAGCCACCGTGGAAACACAATGCGGGAAG ACTCTTACTGTAAAGGAGGATGAAATCTTCCCCATGAATCCCCCCAAGTACGACAAGATTGAGGACATGGCCATGATGACCCACCTCAGCGAGCCGTCCGTGCTGTATAACCTCAAAGAGCGCTACGCGGCATGGATGATCTAC ACCTATTCCGGGTTGTTCTGCGTCACTGTGAACCCCTACAAGTGGCTCCCAGTGTATGACTCCAAGGTTGTTGCAGGATACAGAGGCAAAAAGAGGATTGAGGCTCCTCCTCACATCTTTTCCATTTCTGATAACGCCTATCAGTTCATGCTCCAAG ACAGGGAAAATCAGTCTGTTCTTATCAC cgGAGAATCCGGCGCAGGAAAGACTGTGAACACCAAACGTGTCATCCAGTACTTTGCGACAATCGCAGTGGCTGGAGGAAAGAAGCAAGAGCACTCTGGCAAAATTCAG ggCTCACTGGAGGATCAAATCATCGCAGCAAATCCCCTGCTGGAGGCTTATGGTAATGCCAAAACTGTGAGGAATGACAACTCATCACGCTTT GGTAAATTCATTAGAATCCACTTTGGCACCACGGGAAAGCTGGCTTCTGCAGATATTGAAACAT ACCTGCTGGAGAAATCTCGCGTGACCTTCCAGCTGTCTGCTGAGAGGAGTTACCACATCTTCTATCAGATCATGACAGGACACAAACCCGAGTTGCTCG aggcTCTGCTCATCACCACCAACCCTTACGACTATCCCATGATCAGTCAGGGTGAAATTACTGTCAAGAGCATCAATGATATTGAGGAGTTCATTGCCACTGAT ACAGCCATTGACATCCTGGGATTTACTGCTGAGGAGAAGTTCAGCATGTACAAGCTAACTGGAGCTGTGATGCAACACGGAAACATGAAGTTCAAGCAGAAGCAGCGTGAAGAGCAGGCCGAGCCTGACGGCACTGAGG TCGCTGATAAAATCTCCTACCTCATGGGCCTGAACTCCGCTGACCTCCTGAAGGCCCTGTGCTACCCAAGGGTCAAAGTCGGAAACGAGTTTGTGACGAAGGGCCAGACTGTGCCTCAG GTGAACAACTCTGTTTCTGCCCTATGCAAATCAGTCTATGAGAAAATGTTCTTGTGGATGGTGGTGAGAATCAACGAGATGCTGGACACCAGGCAGCCCAGAAGCTTCTTCATCGGTGTCTTGGACATTGCTGGTTTTGAAATCTTTGAT ttcaacagcttgGAGCAGCTTTGCATCAACTTCACCAATGAGAAACTGCAACAGTTTTTCAACCACCACATGTTCGTCCTGGAGCAAGAGGAGTACAAGAAAGAAGGAATCGAATGGGAGTTCATTGACTTCGGCATGGACTTGGCTGCCTGCATTGAGCTCATCGAGAAG CCAATGGGCATCTTCTCCATCCTTGAAGAGGAGTGCATGTTCCCCAAGGCCTCAGACACAACCTTCAAGAACAAACTGTACGACCAGCATCTTGGCAAAAACAAGTCCTTTGAGAAGCCAAAGCCTGCCAAGGGCAAAGCCGAGGCCCACTTTTCTCTTGTTCACTACGCTGGCACTGTTGACTACAATATCAGCGGCTGGCTGGACAAGAACAAGGACCCCCTGAACGACTCGGTCGTTCAGCTCTACCAGAAGTCCTCTACCAAGCTGTTGTCCTTCTTGTATGCATCCCACGCCTCAGCAGAAG CTGAGGGTGCAGGTGGAAAGAAAGCTGGCAAGAAGAAGGGTGGCTCTTTCCAAACGGTGTCTGCTTTGTTCAGG GAGAATCTGGGGAAACTGATGACAAACTTGAGGTGCACACATCCTCACTTTGTACGCTGCCTGATTCCTAATGAATCCAAGACGCCAG GTCTGATGGAGAACTTCCTGGTCATCCACCAGCTGCGCTGCAACGGCGTGCTGGAGGGCATCAGGATCTGCAGGAAAGGTTTCCCAAGCAGAATCCTCTATGGTGACTTTAAGCAGAG ATACAAAGTGTTAAATGCCAGCGTCATCCCTGAGGGTCAGTTCATCGATAACAAGAAGGCCTCAGAGAAACTTCTGGGCTCCATCGATGTGGATCACACACAGTACAAATTTGGCCATACCAAG GTGTTCTTCAAAGCCGGCCTGCTGGGTACACTGGAGGAGATGCGAGATGAGAAACTGGCCAAGCTGGTCACAATGACTCAGGCTCTCTGCAGAGGTCACCTGATGAGACGAGAGTTTGTTAAGATGATGGCGAGGAG agagGCCATCTACTCCATCCAGTACAACGTCCGCTCATTCATGAATGTCAAACACTGGCCATGGATGAAGCTTTACTTCAAGATTAAGCCTCTGCTCAAGAGTGCAGAGACTGAGaaagaaatggttcaaatgaaagAGGACTTCGAAAAAACCAAGGAAGATCTCGTAAAGGCCTTGGCCAAGAAGAAGGAACTGGAGGAGAAGATGGTTTCTCTCCTGCAGGAGAAGAATGACCTGCAACTGCAGATTCAGTCT GAGGGCGAAACCCTTGCTGATGCGGAGGAAAGGTGCGAGGGGCTCATCAAAGCCAAAATCCAGCTTGAGGCCAAACTCAAAGAGACGACTGAAAGGCTGGAAGATGAGGAAGAAATCAACGCTGAGCTGACGGCAAAGAAGAGGAAACTGGAGGACGAGTGCTCCGAATTGAAGAAAGACATCGACGACTTGGAGCTCACCCTGGCCAAAGTGGAAAAGGAGAAACATGCCACTGAGAACAAG GTCAAAAACTTGACCGAAGAGATGACTTCTCAAGACGAGACCGTTGCCAAGTTGACCAAAGAGAAGAAAGCCCTCCAAGAGGCCCATCAGCAGACCTTGGACGACCTTCAGGCAGAAGAAGACAAAGTCAACATTCTGACAAAGGCCAAATCCAAGCTGGAGCAGCAAGTGGATGAT CTTGAAGGATCCCTGGAGCAAGAAAAGAAGCTCCGTATGGATcttgaaagagttaaaaggaagCTGGAGGGGGATCTGAAGCTGGCTCAGGAATCGATAATGGATCTTGAGAATGACAAGCAGCAGTCTGAcgaaaaaataaagaa GAAGGACTTTGAGGTCAACCAATTACTGAGTAAGATCGAAGACGAGCAAACTCTCGGAGTCCAATTGCAGAAAAAGATCAAAGAACTTCAG GCCCGTATTGAAGAATTGGAGGAGGAAATTGAAGCCGAGCGGGCTGCTCGCGCCAAGGTGGAGAAGCAGAGGTCCGATCTCTCCAGGGAACTTGAGGAGATCAGCGAGCGACTCGAAGAAGCCGGCGGGGCCACCTCGGCTCAGATCGAGATGAACAAGAAGCGCGAGTCCGAGTTCCAGAAGCTGCGTCGTGACCTGGAAGAGTCCACCCTGCAGCACGaggccaccgccgccgccctcCGCAAGAAGCAGGCCGACAGCGTGGCCGAGCTCGGCGAGCAGATCGACAACCTGCAGCGGGTCAAGCAGAagctggagaaggagaagagcGAATACAAGATGGAGATTGACGACCTCAGCTGCAACATGGAGACCATTGCCAAATCAAAG GCTAATCTTGAAAAGATGTGCAGGACATCAGAAGATCAACTGAGCGAGCTTAAGTCGAAGAATGATGAGAACGTCCGTCAACTGAATGACACGAGCGCCCAAAAGGCAAGACTTCAAACTGAGAATG GCGAATTTGCGCGTCAGCTGGAGGAGAAAGAAGCTCTGGTGTCGCAGCTCACAAGAGGGAAGCAGGGCTACACGCAGCAGATTGAGGAGCTCAAGAGGCACATTGAGGAGGAAGCCAAG GCCAAGAACGCTCTGGCTCACGGGCTTCAGTCGTCCCGTCACGACTGCGACCTTCTCCGAGAGCAGTacgaggaggagcaggaggccAAAGCCGAGCTGCAGCGAGCCATGTCCAAAGCCAACAGCGAGGTGGCCCAGTGGAGAACCAAATACGAGACGGATGCTATCCAGCGCACTGAGGAGCTCGAGGAGGCCAA GAAGAAGCTGGCCCAGCGTCTCCAAGATGCGGAGGAGTCCATCGAGGCGGTGAACTCAAAGTGCGCCTCTCTGGAAAAGACCAAGCAGAGGCTGCAGGGCGAAGTGGAAGATCTGATGATCGACGTGGAGCGAGCCAACTCGTTGGCTGCCAACCTTGACAAGAAGCAGAGGAACTTTGacaag GTTCTTGCTGAGTGGAAGCAGAAGTTTGAAGAGAGCCAGGCAGAACTCGAGGGAGCTCAGAAGGAGGCCCGCTCGCTCAGCActgaaatgttcaaactgaaGAACTCCTATGAAGAAACTATGGATCACCTGGAGACCCTAAAGAGGGAGAACAAGAACCTCCAAC AGGAGATTTCTGACCTGAGCGAGCAAATCGGAGAGACGGGAAAGACAATCCATGAACTTGAGAAGGGAAAGAAGGCAGTAGAAAGTGAGAAGAATGAAATTCAAACAGCTCTGGAGGAAGCAGAG GCAACTCTTGAGCATGAGGAATCCAAGATCCTCCGCGTTCAGCTTGAACTGACCCAGGTCAAGGGTGAGATTGACAGAAAGCTTGCAGAGAAGGACGAGGAGATGGAGCAGATCAAGAGGAACAGCCAGCGCGTGATCGAGTCCATGCAGAGCACTTTGGACGCTGAGGTCAGGAGCAGGAACGATGCCCTGAGGATCAAGAAGAAGATGGAGGGAGACCTGAACGAGATGGAGATTCAGCTCAGCCACGCCAACCGCCAGGCATCCGAGGCCCAGAAGCAACTGAGGAACGTTCAGGGACAATTCAAG GATGCCCAGCTTCATCTCGATGAAGCCATGAGAGGTCAAGAGGACATGAAGGAGCAGGTCGCCATGGTGGAGCGCAGGAACAACCTGATGCTGGCCGAGATCGAGGAGCTGCGAGCTGCTCTGGAGCAGACGGAGAGAGGCCGCAAAGTGGCTGAGTCCGAGTTGGTGGACGCCAGCGAGCGTGTCGGTCTGCTGCACTCTCAG aacaccagcctGATCAACACCAAGAAGAAGCTGGAAGCTGACCTCGTCCAGGTCCAGGGTGAAGTGGAGGACGCTGTGCAGGAATCCAGAAATGCTGACGAAAAAGCCAAGAAGGCCATCACTGAT GCCGCTATGATGGCAGAGGAGCTGAAGAAGGAGCAGGACACCAGCTCTCATTTGGAGAGGATGAAGAAGAACCTGGAGGTGACCGTCAAAGACCTGCAGCATCGTCTGGACGAGGCCGAGAATCTGGCCATGAAAGGAGGCAAGAAGCAGCTCCAGAAACTGGAGGCTCGG GTGCGTGAGCTTGAGGCTGAGGTAGAAGCCGAGCAGAGGCGAGGATCCGACGCGGTCAAAGGCGTCCGTAAATATGAGAGACGAGTGAAGGAGCTCTCCTACCAG ACTGAGGAGGACAAGAAAAATGTCACCAGGCTTCAGGATTTGGTGGACAAGCTGCAGCTGAAGGTCAAGGCCTACAAAAGGCAGTCAGAAGAGGCT GAGGAACAGGCCAACACTCACATGTCCAGGCTGCGGAAGGTTCAACACGAGCTGGAGGAGGCTCAGGAGCGCGCCGACATCGCAGAGTCGCAGGTCAACAAGCTGAGGGCCAAAAGTCGGGAAATCGGAAAA GCAAAGGATGCTGAAGAATAA